In the Lepidochelys kempii isolate rLepKem1 chromosome 3, rLepKem1.hap2, whole genome shotgun sequence genome, one interval contains:
- the PACC1 gene encoding proton-activated chloride channel isoform X3, translating to MLSEEVEHGAEHPEPVEEGEVDDDQEDTSSAILPVLDSESGTSSPSVRFSKTCLKNVFSVILLFIYLLLMAVAVFLVYQTITDFREKLKHPVMSVSYKEVPLYDAPGIALYPGKAQLLSCKHHYYDHIPPLINPGQPGEIECTTQRINYTDPFTNQTMKHALIVQGPRDVKKRELVFLQFHLNETDQDFSAINYLLFSSFQEFLNSPDKGEFMKDCESSYSSWKFSGGFRTWIKMSLVKTKEDGSETVEFKQETSVVNYIDQRHKPASDQLFFVVFEWKDPFIQKVQDIVTANPWNMIALLCGIFLALFKAADFAKLSVKWMIKIRKRHLKRRSQAMNHIS from the exons TCCTAGATAGTGAATCAGGTACCAGTAGCCCTTCTGTGCGTTTCAGCAAGACCTGCCTAAAGAATGTCTTTTCAGTAATTCTCCTCTTCATTTATCTGCTGCTCATGGCTGTAGCTGTGTTCCTTGTCTACCAAACTATCACTGACTTCAGGGAAAAGCTCAAACACCCGGTGATGTCTGTCTCTTACAAGGAGGTGCCCTTGTATGATGCTCCTG GTATTGCACTTTACCCAGGCAAGGCTCAGCTGCTTAGCTGCAAGCATCATTACTATGATCACATTCCGCCTCTGATAAACCCAGGTCAGCCAGGAGAAATTGAGTGCACCACTCAGAGAATCAACTACACAGATCCTTTTACTAATCAAACCATG AAACATGCTTTGATTGTCCAAGGACCTCGAGATGTGAAGAAAAGGGAACTGGTGTTTTTGCAGTTCCATTTAAATGAAACAGACCAGgatttcagtgcaataaactaTCTTCTGTTCTCTTCTTTCCAGGAGTTCCTCAACAG TCCAGATAAAGGAGAATTCATGAAAGATTGCGAAAGCTCATACTCCAGCTGGAAGTTCTCTGGTGGTTTTCGAACCTGGATCAAAATGTCCTtggtaaaaacaaaagaagatgGGAGTGAGACTGTGGAGTTCAAACAGGAG actaGTGTGGTTAACTACATTGACCAGAGGCATAAGCCGGCAAGTGACCAGTTGTTTTTTGTGGTATTTGAATGGAAAGATCCTTTTATACAGAAAGTTCAAGAT ATTGTCACTGCCAATCCTTGGAACATGATTGCTCTACTGTGTGGTATTTTCTTGGCTCTGTTTAAAGCAGCAGACTTTGCCAAATTAAGTGTTAAGTGGATGATCAAAATCCGCAAGAGACACCTGAAAAGGAGAAGTCAAGCAATGAACCACATAAGCTGA